Proteins encoded by one window of Companilactobacillus ginsenosidimutans:
- a CDS encoding phosphoketolase, producing the protein MTDYSSKEYLNLVDKYWRAANYISVGQLYFKDNPLLKREVKADDIKVHPIGHWGTIAGQNFIYAHLNRIINKYNVNMFYIEGPGHGGQVMVSNSYLDGSYTEAYPEITQDEKGMQKLFKQFSFPGGVASHAAPETPGSMHEGGELGYSLSHGVGAILDNPDQIAAVVIGDGESETGPLAASWFSNTFINPVNDGAVLPILDLNGFKISNPTILSRKSDEQLKEYFTGMGWDPIFVEGDDPEKMHPETAKAFDEAIEKIQSIQTEARKHSAEEAKMPNWPVIIFRAPKGWTGPKEWDGVPIEGSFRAHQIPIPVDQNHMEHVDALLDWMKSYKPEELFNDDGSLKDDIKETIPADKMRMASNPVVNGGLDPKPLKLPDYKNYALKIDKPGQFDAQDMIELGKYLGDVIRDNEQTFRMFGPDETMSNRLYGAFDASPRQWMEPTHEPNDQFEAPAGRIIDSQLSEHQAEGFLEGYTLTGRHGIFASYESFLRVVDSMLTQHFKWLRKADELSWRNKYPSLTVLATSTAFQQDHNGYTHQDPGIITHLAEKKPAFIREYFPADTNSLLAVMPQILNDQEKINLLVTSKQLRPQFFNMDEAEELADKGYKVIDWASNGNEDPDIVIAAAGTEPTMESLAAIDILRRQKPDIKIRFVNVVDLLKLRSPKVDPRGLTDQEFNEIFTVDKPVLFAFHGFEDIIKEIFFDRDNHNLYVHGYRENGDITTPFDMRVVNQMDRFHLAEEVANAVQGAAASDFANEMEAMVDKHNKYIREYGDDLPEVNNWKWDQE; encoded by the coding sequence ATGACAGACTATTCATCTAAAGAATATTTAAACTTAGTAGATAAATATTGGCGCGCAGCCAACTACATTTCTGTAGGACAACTTTATTTTAAAGATAATCCATTATTAAAACGTGAAGTTAAAGCGGACGACATTAAGGTTCACCCAATCGGACACTGGGGAACTATTGCTGGTCAAAACTTTATTTATGCTCACTTGAACCGTATCATCAACAAGTACAACGTAAACATGTTTTATATTGAAGGACCAGGTCATGGTGGCCAAGTTATGGTTTCTAACTCATACTTGGATGGTAGTTACACTGAAGCTTATCCTGAAATTACACAAGACGAAAAGGGTATGCAAAAATTGTTCAAACAATTTTCATTCCCAGGTGGTGTAGCTTCTCATGCCGCTCCTGAAACTCCAGGATCAATGCACGAAGGTGGAGAATTAGGTTACTCACTTTCTCACGGTGTTGGTGCTATCCTTGATAACCCTGATCAAATCGCTGCTGTTGTTATCGGTGATGGTGAATCAGAAACTGGTCCACTTGCTGCATCATGGTTCTCAAACACATTTATTAATCCAGTTAATGATGGTGCTGTATTGCCTATCCTTGACTTAAATGGATTCAAGATTTCTAACCCTACAATTTTGTCACGTAAATCTGACGAACAATTGAAGGAATACTTTACTGGTATGGGTTGGGATCCTATCTTTGTTGAAGGCGATGACCCTGAGAAGATGCATCCTGAAACTGCTAAAGCTTTTGACGAAGCAATCGAGAAAATTCAATCAATTCAAACAGAAGCTAGAAAACACTCAGCTGAAGAAGCTAAGATGCCTAACTGGCCTGTAATTATTTTCCGTGCTCCTAAGGGCTGGACTGGTCCTAAAGAATGGGATGGTGTTCCTATTGAAGGTTCATTTAGAGCTCACCAAATTCCAATTCCTGTAGACCAAAATCACATGGAACATGTTGATGCCTTGCTTGACTGGATGAAGTCATACAAGCCAGAAGAATTGTTCAATGATGATGGTTCACTAAAAGATGATATTAAGGAAACAATTCCTGCTGATAAAATGAGAATGGCATCAAACCCTGTTGTTAATGGTGGTCTTGATCCAAAACCTCTTAAATTACCAGATTACAAAAACTACGCATTGAAGATTGACAAGCCTGGTCAATTTGATGCTCAAGATATGATTGAATTAGGTAAATATCTTGGCGATGTTATCCGTGACAACGAACAAACATTTAGAATGTTCGGACCTGATGAAACAATGTCAAACCGTCTATATGGCGCATTTGATGCTTCACCTCGTCAATGGATGGAACCAACACATGAACCTAATGATCAATTTGAAGCACCAGCTGGCCGTATCATTGATTCACAACTTTCAGAACACCAAGCTGAAGGATTCCTTGAAGGATACACATTGACTGGTCGTCACGGTATCTTTGCATCATACGAATCATTCTTAAGAGTTGTGGATTCAATGCTCACACAACACTTCAAGTGGTTAAGAAAAGCTGATGAATTATCATGGAGAAACAAGTATCCTTCATTGACAGTTCTAGCAACATCAACAGCTTTCCAACAAGATCACAATGGTTACACTCACCAAGATCCAGGTATCATTACTCACTTAGCTGAAAAGAAACCTGCATTTATCCGTGAGTACTTCCCAGCTGACACAAACTCATTGTTAGCTGTTATGCCACAAATCTTAAATGACCAAGAAAAAATCAACTTGTTAGTTACTTCAAAACAACTACGTCCACAATTCTTTAACATGGATGAAGCTGAAGAGTTAGCTGACAAAGGTTACAAGGTAATCGACTGGGCATCAAATGGTAATGAAGATCCTGATATCGTTATCGCTGCTGCTGGTACAGAACCAACAATGGAATCACTTGCCGCAATCGACATTCTACGTAGACAAAAACCTGACATTAAGATCAGATTTGTAAATGTAGTAGATCTACTCAAGTTGCGTTCACCAAAAGTTGATCCAAGAGGATTAACAGATCAAGAATTCAACGAAATCTTCACAGTAGACAAACCAGTACTATTCGCATTCCACGGTTTCGAAGATATCATCAAAGAAATCTTCTTCGATCGCGACAACCACAACCTTTACGTACACGGATACCGTGAAAATGGTGACATCACAACACCATTTGACATGCGTGTAGTAAACCAAATGGACCGTTTCCACTTAGCAGAAGAAGTAGCAAACGCCGTACAAGGTGCCGCAGCTAGTGACTTTGCCAACGAAATGGAAGCAATGGTTGATAAACACAACAAGTACATCCGCGAATACGGAGACGACCTTCCAGAAGTAAATAACTGGAAATGGGATCAAGAATAA
- a CDS encoding GntR family transcriptional regulator produces MADLIYKKIIDSLKKEIDQGKFPDMRLPDERSLAENYSVSRSSIKRALGTMAEQGIIFKKRGSGTFINPLYLKQDSYFNYSGKNLGITDSFKVKGQKPGIKVLSFDVVRPDAELQDNLFLKPSEFVYSFKRLRLIDDVPFMIETGYIPIKLAPELSEDVASESIFNYVESELDQEVNKTYLTISAAPSDEEGQKLLSLKANEPVGLMEGIFFLNDGTPFEFSTMKLHYKYFKYDSFVDLGSR; encoded by the coding sequence GTGGCTGATTTAATATATAAAAAAATAATAGATTCGCTTAAAAAAGAAATCGATCAGGGTAAATTTCCTGACATGAGATTGCCTGATGAACGATCATTAGCTGAAAATTATAGTGTAAGTCGGAGTTCGATTAAGCGCGCACTTGGCACTATGGCTGAACAAGGAATAATTTTCAAAAAGAGGGGTTCGGGTACGTTTATTAATCCGCTCTATTTGAAGCAAGATTCTTACTTTAATTATAGTGGAAAAAATTTGGGTATTACTGACAGTTTTAAGGTTAAGGGTCAGAAGCCTGGAATTAAGGTTTTGAGTTTTGATGTTGTTCGTCCTGATGCTGAATTGCAAGATAACTTATTCCTGAAGCCTAGTGAGTTCGTATACTCCTTCAAGCGCTTGCGCTTGATTGATGATGTTCCATTTATGATTGAGACTGGTTATATTCCAATCAAATTGGCGCCGGAATTATCTGAAGATGTTGCTTCAGAATCTATTTTTAATTATGTAGAATCTGAATTAGATCAAGAGGTTAATAAGACTTATTTGACTATTTCTGCGGCTCCTTCTGATGAGGAAGGTCAGAAACTTTTGAGTTTGAAAGCTAATGAACCGGTTGGATTGATGGAAGGTATTTTCTTCCTGAACGACGGTACTCCATTCGAATTTTCTACGATGAAATTACACTATAAATATTTCAAATATGATTCATTTGTTGACCTTGGCAGCCGATAA
- a CDS encoding helix-turn-helix domain-containing protein, with protein MWKYTQKEKYNLIKEFEKSDLPRQTFAKTKGISPETFRDWNNYYKENGYEGLRNSKSRTFYSAETKINSVRAYANGEGNLKQVCEKFGVKSSKQLRMWLIQYNNGKTLKATPVRKKVTAVPRKTTIDERIEVVEFILNKHHSYSEASERFDVSYQQARLWVMKVQGDGYKALVDERGHRIHHKAEEISELEKLKLENREIKAKLNEQEAIAAFEKKLNELQHRG; from the coding sequence ATGTGGAAATATACTCAAAAAGAAAAATATAACCTTATCAAGGAATTTGAAAAATCTGATTTACCTCGACAGACATTTGCGAAAACCAAAGGAATCAGTCCCGAAACGTTTAGGGACTGGAATAATTACTACAAAGAGAATGGTTATGAAGGACTAAGGAATAGTAAATCACGTACGTTTTATAGTGCTGAAACAAAGATCAACTCTGTTCGTGCATATGCGAATGGTGAAGGTAATCTAAAGCAAGTATGTGAAAAATTCGGAGTGAAATCATCTAAACAACTCAGAATGTGGTTGATACAGTATAATAATGGCAAGACTCTTAAGGCTACGCCTGTCAGGAAGAAGGTCACTGCTGTGCCAAGAAAAACAACGATAGATGAAAGAATTGAAGTTGTAGAATTCATTCTTAATAAACATCATTCCTATTCAGAAGCATCTGAACGATTTGATGTTTCTTATCAACAAGCTCGGCTTTGGGTTATGAAAGTCCAAGGTGATGGCTATAAAGCTCTCGTAGATGAGCGTGGCCATAGGATTCATCATAAAGCAGAAGAGATTAGTGAACTAGAGAAATTGAAACTTGAAAACCGTGAAATCAAAGCAAAATTGAATGAACAAGAAGCCATTGCGGCGTTTGAAAAAAAATTAAACGAACTTCAGCACAGGGGGTGA
- a CDS encoding IS3 family transposase, whose amino-acid sequence MNSQRKLSYQAIMEVSEGNHGWKSILLDHIGVSRQALNKFLHHRKTDWEHKNDLLTEVVLKTYKDHFQRIGAGKILSHITKEHLLDFEVTYYQVRRVMRSEGISCKSKAKKRSRKDDNDQHEKDNVLNQNFEVEKPNMVWLSDSTQLEFGIKETHKVKLSGILDLCSRKIIGSFISPSETAEAEIAMFKETFEEMGDVHPMVHTDRGPAFTAVSFNKLLDEHKVIRSFSRPGTPYDNSPMESWWSNFKGIWMDSHPRPATLEALIKLVQDGIDYFNNIDRLPTKNGLTPEECWNKAIAK is encoded by the coding sequence GTGAATTCACAACGAAAGCTGTCTTACCAGGCAATAATGGAGGTCAGCGAAGGTAATCATGGATGGAAATCTATTCTATTAGACCATATAGGTGTTTCTAGACAAGCGTTAAATAAGTTCTTACATCATAGGAAGACAGATTGGGAACACAAAAATGATTTATTGACTGAAGTTGTTCTTAAGACATATAAAGATCATTTTCAAAGAATTGGTGCGGGAAAGATTCTTTCTCATATTACAAAGGAACACCTTCTAGATTTTGAGGTCACGTACTACCAAGTTAGGCGTGTAATGAGAAGTGAAGGTATTAGTTGTAAATCAAAAGCAAAAAAGCGAAGTCGTAAAGATGACAATGATCAGCATGAAAAAGACAATGTATTAAACCAGAATTTTGAAGTGGAAAAACCAAACATGGTTTGGCTATCTGATTCAACCCAATTGGAATTTGGAATCAAAGAAACACACAAAGTAAAACTCAGTGGAATACTAGATTTGTGCAGTCGTAAAATAATTGGATCTTTTATAAGTCCATCAGAGACTGCAGAAGCTGAAATTGCGATGTTCAAAGAAACTTTTGAGGAAATGGGCGACGTTCATCCAATGGTACATACTGATCGTGGACCTGCATTCACAGCCGTTAGCTTTAATAAATTGTTGGATGAACACAAAGTAATAAGAAGTTTTTCAAGACCAGGCACCCCATATGATAATTCACCAATGGAGAGCTGGTGGAGTAATTTTAAGGGAATCTGGATGGATAGTCATCCAAGACCAGCAACTTTAGAAGCACTGATTAAGCTAGTACAAGATGGAATTGATTATTTCAATAACATTGATAGATTGCCAACAAAAAATGGCCTTACTCCAGAAGAATGCTGGAATAAAGCCATTGCAAAGTAG
- a CDS encoding choloylglycine hydrolase family protein, which produces MCTSLSYEALDGTKFLARTMDFAFVLNGNPTFLPRDYQWINSLDKKTYKNKYGIMGTGAKYRDNYMVADGFNEYGLATAELYFAGEAEYETEPTEGAINVVSEEFILWMLGNNKTIDELRENLKNVHIIQSDKGVMGKNQPLHWVVTDVSGKTYVIEPRAGHRLELEEDPVNVMTNAPEFGWHLKNLSNFLAMKPKSYEAQTFGTYTVEPNGVNGLEVWPGSYTSPDRFVRTVFTRENMPQAANATESVNSIMHMLDGVTIPKGVKVKDNGDSDFTQYQMIMDISHRSCYFIPYGNRTVYKTDMTNDLLENQTEPKEFIVEPEQQFVDLNEEDVKA; this is translated from the coding sequence ATGTGTACAAGTCTAAGTTATGAAGCATTAGATGGAACAAAATTTTTAGCAAGAACTATGGATTTCGCATTTGTATTAAACGGAAATCCAACATTTCTTCCTAGGGACTACCAATGGATTAATTCACTCGATAAAAAAACTTATAAGAACAAATATGGAATCATGGGTACAGGCGCAAAGTATCGTGATAACTATATGGTTGCTGACGGCTTCAATGAATATGGATTAGCAACAGCAGAATTATATTTTGCTGGTGAAGCTGAATATGAAACAGAACCAACAGAAGGCGCAATCAATGTAGTTTCAGAAGAATTCATTTTGTGGATGCTAGGAAACAACAAGACAATCGATGAACTTCGCGAAAACTTGAAGAACGTTCACATTATCCAATCTGATAAGGGCGTGATGGGTAAGAACCAACCACTACACTGGGTAGTTACTGATGTATCTGGTAAAACATATGTCATCGAGCCAAGAGCAGGACACCGCCTAGAATTAGAAGAAGATCCAGTAAACGTAATGACAAATGCACCAGAATTTGGTTGGCATTTGAAGAACCTTTCAAACTTCTTAGCCATGAAACCAAAGTCATACGAAGCACAAACATTTGGAACATATACAGTAGAACCAAATGGTGTCAACGGACTAGAAGTATGGCCAGGAAGCTACACATCACCAGACAGATTTGTCAGAACAGTATTTACACGTGAAAATATGCCACAAGCAGCCAATGCAACTGAATCAGTTAATTCAATTATGCATATGCTTGATGGTGTCACAATTCCTAAGGGTGTAAAAGTTAAAGACAACGGTGATTCGGATTTTACTCAATATCAAATGATTATGGATATTTCACACAGATCTTGCTACTTTATTCCTTATGGAAACAGAACTGTATACAAGACTGATATGACTAACGATTTGTTGGAGAATCAGACTGAACCTAAGGAGTTTATCGTAGAGCCTGAGCAACAATTCGTCGATTTGAACGAAGAAGATGTTAAAGCATAG
- a CDS encoding Dyp-type peroxidase, whose protein sequence is MSINIKDAQDVYKDAGESVTFVTLNLKKDDLDKDREVIAEFADMSNSIINSMRIRNQNDQLAVAWGFSSDAWDYLFPNAPKPKELTTFKEIKGPKYTAPSTPGDIFLHVRAKVESVTYEVLDQFMEILRPITTVEDETHGFRYLEGRAIVGFIDGTENPAGVESMDYTLIDSDEDKEFADGSYAFSQKYMHNMDAWKSLPTDEQEKTIGRRKFSDRELDDDEKSPNAHNIVSKDEEGGVEHKIVRMNVPFSNPSKDETGTYFIGYSKSFHITNNMLTNMFTKSDRLLDFSTPISGTLFFIPSKTTLDIIAEGEY, encoded by the coding sequence ATGTCAATAAATATCAAAGATGCACAAGATGTATATAAGGATGCTGGTGAAAGTGTTACTTTCGTTACTTTAAATTTGAAAAAAGATGATTTAGATAAGGATCGTGAAGTTATCGCTGAATTTGCTGACATGTCTAATTCAATCATCAATAGTATGCGCATCAGAAACCAAAACGACCAACTCGCTGTTGCTTGGGGATTTAGCTCAGATGCTTGGGATTACTTATTTCCAAACGCTCCAAAGCCAAAGGAACTAACTACTTTTAAAGAAATCAAGGGACCTAAATATACTGCACCTTCAACTCCTGGTGATATTTTCTTGCATGTTCGTGCCAAAGTTGAGTCTGTTACATATGAAGTTCTTGACCAATTTATGGAAATTCTTCGTCCAATTACTACTGTTGAAGATGAAACTCATGGATTTAGGTATCTTGAAGGACGTGCGATTGTTGGATTTATCGATGGCACTGAAAATCCAGCTGGTGTTGAATCAATGGATTACACTTTGATTGATAGTGATGAGGACAAAGAATTTGCTGACGGATCATATGCGTTTTCACAAAAATATATGCACAATATGGATGCTTGGAAGAGTCTTCCTACTGACGAACAAGAAAAAACTATTGGACGTCGCAAATTCTCTGACCGTGAATTAGATGACGACGAAAAATCGCCTAATGCTCACAACATCGTTTCCAAAGATGAAGAAGGAGGCGTCGAGCACAAGATTGTTAGAATGAATGTGCCATTTTCAAATCCTTCTAAAGATGAAACTGGTACTTACTTTATTGGTTATTCGAAGAGTTTCCACATTACTAATAATATGTTGACTAACATGTTTACTAAGAGTGATCGTCTTCTCGATTTCAGTACTCCTATTTCAGGCACCTTATTCTTCATTCCATCAAAAACAACTTTGGATATAATTGCCGAAGGTGAATATTAA
- a CDS encoding PH domain-containing protein: MISKPRHLHIAALLFFLFDTIKQMVIPFAAGLFGATSSDDDVLMIWIVVVLVLFIIAITVLKFIFFTYQILDDEIIVKYGVFVKKVNHVPYERIQNITTNQWFFLKPFNLEELEIETAGHSDKPEVQLKAVPITLKDEINHHRRNESVKLKTSEVNENVQEKPDKITENIGNTYTISWRDLVKFALTSPAFLTGIVVVLAAYGKIQNGISQTLYKNIAQQASHIGVLIIIGILVAILLVFYIGSVIALIIQYYHFKLTEKDGQFITERGLLRTRKTTIKMDRVQAVMLKQPLLRSFLKIVTVQLVIISNSKKGDSEKDIIVMPVIAQRDVNKFLKQFFPKIPAEQVSAFSPDHRTFFYDLRNATYFALVTVVLTIGFLHSITWLWVTLVIAELLFWYTPAYFSAKRSKVEVVTDDFLVIRNNKVLTNQVFFIPRSSVQFIEKRQSIWLKHKDMSSLNVNVRSGATQKKIKVNYQNDSDIEQIVNWYKH, translated from the coding sequence ATGATATCTAAGCCTCGACACCTTCATATAGCCGCATTATTATTTTTCCTATTCGACACAATAAAACAAATGGTCATACCTTTTGCTGCCGGTTTGTTTGGGGCGACTAGCTCGGATGATGACGTATTGATGATCTGGATAGTCGTGGTGTTAGTACTATTTATCATCGCGATAACGGTGCTAAAGTTTATCTTTTTCACCTATCAAATTTTGGATGATGAAATAATTGTAAAATATGGTGTGTTCGTAAAAAAGGTCAATCATGTACCTTACGAAAGAATTCAAAATATCACGACTAACCAATGGTTTTTCCTAAAGCCGTTCAACTTAGAAGAACTGGAAATCGAGACGGCTGGTCATTCAGATAAGCCCGAGGTTCAGCTGAAGGCTGTCCCAATAACATTGAAGGATGAGATCAATCATCATAGACGAAATGAGTCAGTAAAACTCAAAACTTCTGAGGTTAATGAAAATGTTCAAGAAAAACCAGACAAAATTACTGAGAATATTGGCAATACGTATACAATCAGTTGGCGAGATTTAGTCAAATTTGCACTAACATCACCAGCATTTCTGACCGGAATTGTGGTGGTTTTGGCCGCATATGGAAAAATTCAGAATGGAATCAGCCAAACGCTATATAAGAATATTGCCCAACAAGCCTCTCACATTGGTGTCCTAATCATTATCGGAATATTGGTTGCAATACTTCTTGTATTTTACATTGGCTCCGTAATCGCATTGATAATTCAGTATTATCACTTCAAATTAACTGAAAAAGACGGACAATTTATAACCGAACGCGGATTGCTACGGACACGCAAAACTACCATCAAAATGGATCGTGTTCAAGCAGTAATGCTGAAACAACCGCTACTCAGAAGCTTTCTGAAAATTGTCACCGTGCAATTAGTAATAATTTCCAATTCGAAAAAGGGTGATTCGGAAAAAGATATCATCGTCATGCCAGTAATCGCTCAGCGTGATGTAAATAAATTTTTGAAACAATTCTTTCCAAAGATACCTGCAGAACAAGTGTCAGCCTTTAGTCCGGATCATCGCACATTCTTTTACGATTTACGCAACGCAACATATTTTGCATTGGTAACCGTTGTATTGACTATCGGATTTTTACATTCGATAACTTGGCTCTGGGTAACTTTGGTCATTGCTGAATTATTGTTCTGGTACACTCCGGCATATTTTTCGGCCAAACGATCTAAAGTTGAAGTAGTCACGGACGACTTTCTAGTTATCAGGAACAACAAAGTTTTAACAAATCAGGTATTCTTCATACCTAGGTCGAGCGTTCAATTCATTGAGAAGCGTCAAAGCATTTGGCTAAAACACAAGGATATGTCTAGTTTGAATGTCAATGTTCGCTCAGGAGCCACTCAAAAGAAGATTAAAGTTAATTATCAAAATGATTCTGACATTGAACAAATTGTTAATTGGTATAAGCACTAA
- a CDS encoding PH domain-containing protein: protein MDNIKKLPKDVKKIWRLSATFDFVIVLLVMAAFLFWYAAAPVGMKNTLMTISMIILAFGILDYIFELALVEYRWNFWTYYIDDRQVELHHGFFFRKQIIIPIARVQNVTLKQGPILRWKDLQKVNIVTAAGHSEISGLKTDEADNLKEIIMKLAREARNDI, encoded by the coding sequence ATGGATAATATAAAGAAACTACCAAAGGATGTTAAAAAGATTTGGCGTCTTTCGGCTACCTTTGATTTTGTAATAGTTTTATTAGTGATGGCTGCATTTTTATTTTGGTATGCAGCAGCTCCAGTAGGGATGAAAAACACCTTGATGACGATATCGATGATTATTCTAGCATTTGGTATTCTCGACTATATCTTTGAATTGGCCTTGGTCGAATATCGATGGAATTTTTGGACTTATTATATCGATGATAGACAAGTGGAACTTCATCACGGATTCTTTTTCAGAAAACAAATTATTATTCCAATTGCTAGAGTTCAAAACGTCACCTTAAAACAAGGACCCATCTTGCGTTGGAAAGATTTACAAAAAGTTAACATTGTTACAGCCGCCGGACATAGTGAAATTAGTGGCTTGAAAACTGATGAAGCGGACAACTTGAAAGAGATAATCATGAAGTTGGCTCGGGAGGCTAGAAATGATATCTAA
- the pgtP gene encoding phosphoglycerate transporter protein PgtP, whose product MGFLTPPTAKKMVPKDKIDPTYKKLRWQVFLGIFIGYAGYYLLRNNFSLVIPKLVNEGFSKTQLGVAFSAVSIAYGFSKFFSGIISDRSNARIFLPLGLILTAIINLMFGFIPALTQSITAMFILLFLIGWFEGMGWPPSGRVLTHWYSVSERGGWTSVWNVAHNVGGGLMAPLAAGGIAFFAAHVTGMKSYTGAFIIPAIVGIIVAIAAYFLIRDTPESQGLPPIETYKDDFPNEEHEMFETELSAKEILFQHVLNNKWVWIIACANIFVYFVRYGVENWAPAFLTEMRHISLAGSSNSYMIYELAGIPGTIFAGWVSDKLFHGRRGPAGFCFMLVVSIFVIMYWKATNLVMINISLFMIGFLIYGPVMLIGLQALDSVPKKAAGTAAGLTGLFGYLFGSVAANAIMGVIVDHLGWTAGFITIFASCLIAAALFAVTWNLRGQEVVPKDGK is encoded by the coding sequence ATGGGCTTTTTGACACCACCAACTGCCAAAAAGATGGTACCAAAGGATAAAATTGATCCAACATATAAGAAATTACGTTGGCAAGTATTCTTAGGTATTTTCATTGGTTACGCTGGTTATTATTTATTACGCAATAATTTCTCTTTGGTAATTCCTAAGTTAGTAAACGAAGGATTTTCCAAGACGCAATTGGGGGTAGCATTTTCAGCCGTCTCCATCGCCTACGGGTTCAGTAAATTCTTTAGTGGAATAATTTCTGACCGTAGTAATGCACGAATATTTCTACCACTTGGGTTGATTCTTACAGCTATCATTAATTTGATGTTTGGTTTCATTCCTGCTCTTACTCAATCAATTACCGCAATGTTTATTTTGCTATTCTTGATTGGTTGGTTTGAAGGTATGGGTTGGCCACCTTCAGGTCGTGTTTTAACTCACTGGTACTCAGTTTCAGAACGTGGTGGTTGGACATCTGTTTGGAACGTTGCACATAATGTCGGTGGTGGTCTTATGGCCCCACTTGCTGCCGGTGGTATTGCATTCTTCGCCGCACATGTTACTGGTATGAAATCATATACTGGTGCATTTATCATCCCTGCTATCGTTGGTATAATCGTTGCCATCGCAGCTTACTTCTTAATTCGGGATACTCCGGAATCACAAGGTTTACCACCTATTGAAACTTACAAGGATGATTTCCCAAATGAAGAACATGAAATGTTTGAAACAGAGCTTTCTGCAAAAGAAATCTTGTTCCAACACGTTTTAAACAACAAATGGGTTTGGATTATTGCTTGTGCCAACATTTTCGTATATTTCGTACGTTATGGTGTTGAAAACTGGGCTCCTGCTTTCTTAACTGAAATGAGACATATTTCTTTAGCAGGTTCTTCAAATTCATACATGATTTACGAATTAGCTGGTATTCCAGGAACAATCTTTGCTGGTTGGGTATCAGATAAACTATTCCATGGGCGTCGTGGACCTGCTGGCTTCTGTTTCATGCTAGTTGTTAGTATCTTCGTTATCATGTACTGGAAAGCTACAAACTTAGTTATGATCAACATTTCTCTATTCATGATTGGATTCTTAATTTATGGACCAGTTATGTTAATTGGACTACAAGCACTTGATTCAGTACCTAAGAAGGCCGCTGGTACAGCTGCTGGACTAACAGGACTGTTTGGTTACCTATTCGGTTCAGTTGCTGCTAACGCCATTATGGGTGTCATAGTTGACCACCTTGGCTGGACAGCCGGATTCATTACAATCTTCGCATCATGTCTAATTGCTGCAGCATTATTCGCAGTAACTTGGAATTTACGTGGTCAAGAAGTTGTTCCAAAAGACGGAAAATAA